GCAGGAAACCCTGTTCACGACGGTCAAGCTGGAGGACTTCGTCCCGGCAGATCACCCGTTGCGACCGATCCGGGTGCTGGTGAATGATGCGTTGAAACGGCTCAACGGGCTGTTCAGCGTCATCTACGCGGACACTGGCCGTGCCTCGATTGCACCTGAGAAGCTGATGCGAGCGCTGCTGTTGCAGGTGTTCTACTCGGTGCGCAGCGAGCGCATGCTGATGGAGCAGATGCGCTACAACCTGCTGTTCCGCTGGTTCGTCGGGCTGGCGATTGAGGACGCCGTGTGGGACCACTCGGTGTTCTCGAAGAACCGAGACCGGTTGCTGGAGCATGAAGTCGTGGAAGCGTTCTTCACCGAAGTCATGAGCCTGGCGGACAAACGGGGCTTGTTGTCGAGGGACCATTTCTCGGTGGACGGCACGCTGATTCAGGCGTGGGCCAGTCACAAGAGCTTCCGCCGCAAGGACGGCCCGGAGGATGGTCCGCCCGCCGGCGGTGGCCGCAACGCCGATACTGACTGGAGAGGCGAGCGACGTAGCAATGCCACGCACGAGTCGACTACTGATCCGGAGGCGCGATTGTTCAAGAAGAGCCACAAAAGCCCGGCCATCCTGTGCTACCACGGGCACATCCTGATGGAGAATCGCTCAGGGCTGGTGGTCGGTGCCGTGGTTAGTCACGCGGATGGTTTCGCCGAGCGGGCCAGCGCGTTGCGATTGCTCGATTGCGTGCCAGGCGCTCATGCGAAGACAGTCGGTGCCGACAAGGCGTATGACACCCGTGACTTCGTGAACGATTGCCGCGCTCGCAACGTGACACCGCATGTCGCGCGCAACGATGAGCGTTCGGGCGGCAGCGCAATCGACGGGCGCACTTCGCGGCATGCGGGCTACCGGACCAGTCAGATCATCCGCAAGCGTATCGAGGAGCACTTCGGCTGGGGTAAAACCGTCGGTCGGATCCGGCAGACGGTCTATCGCGGCATCCGGCGAGTCGACCAGCACTTCAAGCTGACGATGGTTGCGAGCAATCTGACCCGCATGGCGCGAATGCCAGGTGTGGTGCCGCAAGGAGCGACGCGATGAGCCGCCACGGCATGGCGAATGCACGGCGCGCCGCCTGCGCGCACGCGCATTGCCTACAAAAACCACCGTGCGAACCCGCAATTCAGCAGCACATCGCATTTGGAAGCCTCGTGAACACTGCTCCCGTCTTCATGACGGGGCGCTTTTCAACAGCCTGCTAGAGAAGCGCCTACGTTCCTCGCGTTGCAAAGCTGGCTCGGCGAATATGGACTCGCATTTCCCGATGGCTGCGTGCAATCCATCTCATTGCAGACCAATGAGGCGATGCTCGCGAGTTACCCGTTTCTTGCATTGATGCCATTGGCGGTTGCACGCAAGCGAGCGGGCCGCGCCGGGTTCGTTATCCTCGCGATGCCGGGTGCGAGCTTTCTGGAGACGGTGCAGTTGTTCTATAGCAGCGAGTCGGTGAATCCGGTGCTGCCAGTTGCGCTCGAATGTGTCGCTGCGGTGCAGGAGCGGTTGCGGCGGCCGGTGGTGGATTGAGGCGATTGCGGTTCGGCGCGATCAGGTATGCACTTTTGCTTTTGCGTTCGCATCGAGCATCTGCAGATGAAGCATTTCGGTCTCATCGTCCGCAGGGAACATGCATTCAATCCGTAGCTCCTGCGCGGCGATGGTTTGCGGCGTACCGACGCTGGTGACCATCGAGAAATACTTCATCTCGCGGCCGTCTTTGATGAAGCCCATCGGTATCACCGGCATGGATGCCGACGCGGCGTCGGCTTTTAACGCGTCTCCGGGTTGCAGCTTCGCTTCCACTTCGGGATAGGCACGCAACGCGTCCAGCAGTTCACGCGTTTTGTCATCGACCACTCGCCCGACCGACTCGCGATAGACACGCTGAATCAAACTGTCCGCTACCGTTTTCCAATCGGACACGAACGGCCGCATGCCCTCGGGATCGAAAATCAAATGCAGCATGTTGCGCGGCTCCTTGCGCGCCGCCATGTCGATAAAGCAATTGAAAAAGCGCGGCGCGGACTCGTTCGTCATCAGCACATTCCAGTAACGGTCCATGACGATCGCCGGAAACGGTTCATGCTGCCGCAGCATACGATCAAGCGCTTTCGTGACGCCGTGCATTTCCTGCGCATTCCACGCGTTGTCGGAATACATCGGCGCATAGCCGGCCGCCAGCAGCAGCGTGTTGCGTTCGCGCAAGGGAATATCCAGCGTCTGCGCGATATCCATCAGCATCTGCCGGCTCGGCACGCTGCGCCCGCTTTCGATAAAGCTGATATGACGCTGCGAAACGCCTGCATTGAAGGACAAATCCAACTGACTGATGCCGCGCATATCGCGCCAGTGACGCAACAACACGCCGAGATCGTTCGGCGGTGCTTTCTTGCTGGGGTTCGGAGGGTTCATCGTTCTCTTATCCGCAGGTCGATACAGAGGCGGTTTGGTGATCGGCATCTCGTGAGCAATCTTTCACGTTGACCGATCAACCGAACCTCGCCGGTCAGCATACTACGCGTCGCCAATCGGCTCGTTCCCGAGGAGACTCAGGCATGCCATGCGTGAACCTGGAACTGAGTTTCCAGCGGCGGCTGCGTAATACTGCCCACGTAGTTCGTGATGGTCGACGCCGCCGTGACCGCGAGCAGTTCGAGCACTTGATCGCGACGAAAGCCTGCTTCGAGAAACGCGCTCACGTCCTGATCGCCGAGATGGCCGCGCTTTTCAATTGCGGTCTTCGCCAGAGTCGAAAGCGCTGCATGCTGACGATCCGCAGGCGCACGGCCGGCGCGAATCGCTTCGACGTCGGCGGGCGTGAGCCCTTCATTCAGCGCCAGCGCCGTATGAAATGCAACCGCCCACGAACATGCGTTGGTCACCGCGTTCGTCAACAAAAGCGTCTGGATCTGCGCTTCGGAAAACGTGCCGGAATGCACCTTCTGAAACAGGTTGATAAACGCGCCGATCAGCACGGGCGATTCAGCCATCGCTCCCGCAATGTTCGGGATAAAGCCAAAAGTCTGCTGAAGCTGCTGCAACACGGGCCGCGATTGTTCCGGCGCGGAGTCAAGGGTATGAACTTGAAACGTCGACATGATGTGTCCTCGATGGTGAGCGCGGTTCAGGGTGAACGGCGCGACCACCGAAGATTAGGCGTGGACGAAACACTCGCCAATTACCTCCCATGTAATAGAAGTTCGATACGCTCGGTACAAGGGCACCCTCCGCGCTTTTCTGTTACAACATAAAAAGCATCTTCCTACTGACACAATCAAGGTGAGGCAATGAATCAGGAACAGTGGACCGCAATGGACGAGTTTTTGACGAGCCAACTCTTACCGCAGGACACCGCGCTAGACGCCGCATTGGAAGCAAGCACGCAAGCCGGCCTGCCGGCAATCAACGTCGCGCCCAATCAGGGCAAACTGCTCAACCTGCTGGCGAAGCTGCGTGGCGCCCGCCGCATTCTCGAAGTCGGCACGCTCGGCGGCTACAGCACGATCTGGCTTGCGAGAGCGCTGCCGGCCGACGGCCGCCTCGTCTCCCTCGAAGTGGACGCTGCCCACGCCCAGGTAGCGCGGGCCAACGTGGAACGCGCGGGATTGTCGAAGACCGTCTCGGTCGTGCTCGGCCCAGCGGCGCAGACACTCGAACAATTCGTGGCGGATTCGGCCGAACCGTTCGACATGATCTTTCTCGATGCGGACAAGCGGAGTTATCCGGAGTATCTGCGTCTGTCGTTGCAATTGAGCCGTCCCGGCACGCTGATCGTCGCCGATAACGTGATTCGCCGCGGACAAGTCGCGGATCACGCGAGCACTGATCCGGATGTTATCGGCCTGCACGCGTTCTTCAGGCAACTCGCAACGAATCCGCGCCTGGATTCGACGGCGGTGCAGACTGTCGGCGTAAAAGGCTGGGACGGATTTTCAATGACACTCGTCTCCAACTGAACTTAGTGGGAGTCCACGCCAATGAACAAACGCCAGTTCCTGACCCGCGCGGCCGTATTGAGCGCTACGGCCTCGCCCGCGTTCGCCACCAAACCTGCCCGTCACGAAGCCTGCAACGCGTCGCCGGTGGTGCTGACCATCACCGGTTCGATCAAGCGCCACAATCGCGGCGCACTCGATCCGGCGTTCGATCAATTGCTCGCGAAACATCAGGTGAAGTTCTCCGAGGCGTACGGGGTGGACTTTGCTTTGATCGCCAGCATGCCGGCCGTGACGATCAAGCCCACCACCGAATACGATTCCCACCAGCACGCATTGACCGGCCCGCTATTAACCGATGTACTCGAACACGTCGGCGCGCCGGGCGCGGGCAGCACGCAAATTCTGATGCACGCGGTAGACGGCTATGCCGTGATGACGACGCTCGACAAAGTGCGCGCCTACCGCTTCATCGTCGCAACCCAAATGGATGGCAAGCCGCTGCCCTTAGGTGGCGTCGGCCCACTCTGGGCCACCTACGACGCGGACAACATCGACGAACTGTCGAGCAAGCCGCTCAAAGATCGCTTCGAGTTGTCGCCGTGGGGGCTGTACCACTTGCAGGTGATCGAAGCGTAATGCTCAAAACAGGTGATGAATCCCGCTGAGGAACACTGTCTGCCGCCCGCCTGACGCTGCGCCAATGCCGATCGTATTCGCCACCGCGCCGCCGCCCGCGGTCTCGAACATCAGGTCGGCGTAAAGCTGGGTTGTCTTCGACAGCGAATAGACGTTAGCCACGGTGAATTGCGTCCAGCGATGTCCGGCGAGCGTCGCGGTCCACGCCCCCGCCGACACTTCTTCGGCGGGCGTCAACCGCAGATTCGCGCCGCCGTCCACGCTGCGAAAGTGTTCGACGCCGCCGGCCGACTCGATCCTCACGTCGGTGGCGAGCGCATGCACGGTCACGCGCTCGAACCGGTACGATCCGCCGATGCCCATATCGCGCACCTGTTTCGCGTTGAAGGTCGCACCCGGCGCAATCGTCTGGCCTTCGAACGACGTCAACCCGAGCCCAGTGGAAAGCGGCAGCAAGCGGTCGCGGTACTCGGAATAAACCGCCACCAGTTTGACCGGCCCGTTCGTATAGTTCGCACCAAAACTGATGGTGCGTCCATTGGTATTGCTTGCCGCCGCGCCGGCAAATCCATACATCGCACCGAGCGACAGTCCGTGATAATTCGCGCTCTTCCATTTCACGGTATTCGATAGTTGCACCGGCAACGTGCTGCCCAGACCGTCGAGATTGCCGGGATGGAACGCCGAGAAATCGCCAAGCAATTGCCCCGTCGAGAGCGAACCTAGCCACTCGAAATTCCAGTCCGTCTGACGGCCCAGCGTCATCGTGCCGAATACCGGATCGGCCAGACCCACATACGCCTGCCGATTGAAAAACGTACTGCTGCTGGCGGAAGCGCCTGTCGTCGTGACAAAACCGCTTTCGAGCCTGAATAGCACCGTGCGCCCCGCGCCGATATCCTCGACGCCCTGGAAGCCGAAGCGGTCCGCCTGTAACGTGCCCTGCTCGGCGATATAAGCCTTTGCGCCATGCAGATTGCTCACATAGCCGAGACCGGCGTCGAGACTGCCGTACAGCGTGACGCTGCTCTGCGCCTGCGCCGTTGAAGAAACGCCGAGCGCAGCCGAGCACGCGAACGCCGTCGCGTGAAAAGCGAATTTGGTTTTCATGAAGTGTGGGGTGAAGCGTTGGAAAGAGAAAGGCGAACTGCGAATTACGAACTACGAATGGCGAGGGCGTCGACGCCCGCTATCCGATGGGTTAGGTGGGTTGGATTTTTTCCACCGGCACAAGACGCCATGCGCCGAACACGAGATTGACCAAGATCGCCGTGAGCGTGCCCGCCGCCATGCCATTACCGAGAACGATCTGCACCGGCCCCGGGAACGACGCATACACGTTCGGCACCAGAGTCGGTATCAGCCCCACGACAAGCGCCGCCGCCAGCGTGTATTGATTGCCACGCGCATGCAGATCGACCTTGCCGAGCAGATTGATGCCCATCACGCCGATCATCGCGAACACGATCAGCGCCGTGCCGCCCACCACGGGCGCGGGAATCGCGTAAGCCAGGCGGCCCAGCGGCGCAAACAACGCGACCACCATCAACATAGCGCCGGCCGTCGCCGTAACGTAGCGCGAACGTACGCCCGTGGTCTGCACGACGCCGATATTCTCCGCGCTGGTGATGATGAGCGACGTGCCGAGCAACGAGCCAACTAACGACGCGAGCGCATCGCCGCGAATCGTCCGTGGCACATCGCGGCGCATGTCGATCGGCTTGCCGGTGATCTCGCCAACGGCCACCGTCTGCGCGGTCGCTTCGGCCATCGAGATGACGCTGAAAATCAGCATCGGCAGTGCTGCGAGTACGTCGAAGCGCGGCATGCCGAACGGCAGCAGCGCCGGCAGCGTGAACAGCGGCCCGTCCCACAGTCCGGCGGCGGGCATCAGCCCGACCGCCCAGCCGGCCAGCGTGCCGACCACGAGCCCCAGCAGCACGGCCAACCGTCCGACAGTGCCCTTGAACAACCGCGCCACCGCAATCGTCGCCACGATCGTGACCACCGCGAGACCGAGCGACAGCGGCCGCGCGAAGGCCGGCGTACCCGGCTGCCCGACCACGATCCCCGCATAGATCTTGATGAGGCTCACCGACACGAGCACCAGCATCGTGCCCACCACCACGCGCGGGAAAAATCGCAGGCAGCGCGCGAACACCGGCAATACGAGCCAGTAAAACAGGCTGGTCAGGATCGCCGCGCCGGCAGCGGTACGCAAATCCGTCTGCGTGGCGATCACTGCGAACAGCATGGCCGGCGCACCGCCCGGCACCATGACGAACGGCAGGCGCGCGCCGATCGGCCCCGCGCCCAGCGATTGCAGCAACGTGCCTGCACCGCACACGAAAAACGTCGCGCCGATCAGATGCACGGTCATGTCGCCCGGCAGCGACAACATTCTCGACACCAGAAAAACCGCCGTAACGGGCGAGGCCGCCATCGACAGAACATGCTGCAGGCCGAACAACACCAGTTGCCAGGCGGGCAACCGCGTGTCGACGCTATGTGTGGCTGGATCAGGATTCACGTAACCCCCGGGAGGCGAATCGCAACTAGGCGCAACAGCGCGCTCGACAGTCAAGCGCGCAACCACGGCAGTTGCTCGCGGCTATAGCGGAACGTCTGGAATACACTGTTCAACTGGCCGGGGCCCGTCTTGCGCGCGGCTTCGTCCGGGTACTCGCCGAACCAGGGAATCACGTATTCCCACACCACCTCGCCCGCCGGCGTCACTTCGAACAGACGCCCCGTGGCGGATTCGGTAATGTGCGTGTTGCCGTTGGCGAGACGCTGCGCATTGCCCATGAACGCGCTGTAAAACGCGTTGACCATGTCGTCCGCGTACGACCAGACCACCTCGCGAGCCGACGGATCGATCTCCAGCACGCGCGAGAACGCCACGTGCGCGCCAGCGCGGAAGTTGCCGTTGTCGAACGTGAGAATGTTGCCGTTGGCGAGCGCCACCGGTGCATGCTGATGCGACACGACGCTCGGCGGAATGTGCGTCGTGACACGCCCGCTTTCACGGTCCACGGCAATGATCCCCGACGTGGTGCGCAAGCTCATCAGCACCTCGCCCTTCGCGTTCACGCCGAGTCCGTTGACGAGCGGCCAGTGATAGCGTCCAAAGCCCGCCGCGATCGGAAAGTCCTTGGGGTTCAGATGTTCCGCTGCCTTCCATTCCCACACCAGTTCGCCGGCACGATTCACCTCGCGGATCACGTCCGCGTACATCGGCTCGTCGGGCCCGTGCGCGGTGCCGCCCGGCACGCGCTCCGCGAAACCGGCCGGCACCCGTTCGCAAGCGGTGTACAGCAGGTTGCCGTTCGGCAGCCACTGCGCGTCGTGATGATGCGCGGGATCTTCGTAGCGCCAGACCACCTCGCCTTGCGGCGTGACTTCATAGAAGTCGCCGCCGTGCCACATGGACCACGGCGCGTAGCGGTCTTCCGAGTCTGCATGGTTGCCGTTGTAGCCGAGATTGCCGTTCGGCAGAATCACCGCATGGCGACCAGGACGAACCGGCATCTGCCACTCGTGCACGATTTCGCCGCGAATGTCGACGAGATAAACGTGACCGCCCGCCGTCTGCGGCGCGATCAGCGTATACCCGCCGGCCGATTGTTGCGGGTCGTAGGCGATGAGACCGACGCCGCGGCGCCGCTGGGTAATTTGGTCGACAGTGGTGGTCACGATTCGCTCCGTTAAGATGATGGAGCAAAATCTAGGCTATTCGATCCGTCAGGAAAACATGATTGTTCCATACGGCCTGTACGGAAAAACTATACGGTGCAAATATGCGTCCAATATCGCAGACATTCCGCTGTTTCGACGAGGTAGTCAGGCGCGGTTCGATCCGCAAGGCGGCCGAATCGCTGCACCTGACCGCTGCCGCAGTGCACCAGCAAATCCTCAATCTTGAGGAGCAGGTCGGCTCGCCGTTGTTCGATCGCTTGCCGCGCGGCATGCAACTCACCACCGCCGGCGAAATCATCATTGCGGCAGTGCGGCGCGGCCAGCGCGATTTCGACAATGCTATGACCCAGGTCGAAGACTTACGCTCGTTGCGGCGCGGCCATATCAACCTGGCGGTGTCGCCCTCGTCCGCCGAACAGTTGGTGCCCGATGCGATCATGGCGGCCATGCAGAGCTATCCGGGCGTGACGTATAGCGTGCGGTCGGGCAATGGCGAAAGCATCCTGAAGTGGGTGGAAACCGGCGAGGCCGACATTGGTTATGGATTGCGCCGCAAACCGCCGCCCGGCGTCGTGGAAGTGCGCGCGTTTTCACAGCACCTCGGACTCGTTGCGCCGCTTGGGCATCCGCTGACCAAACTGAACAAGCGGCCGCGACTGCGCGACTGCCTCGACTATCCGCTCATTCTGATGACGCCCGATACCGAACTGCGCGCGATGGTGGATCAGATCGACCATCGCGAGAAACGCAAGGCGCGCCCGCTGGTGGAAACCAGTTCCGTATCGATGGTGCGCCGGCTCGTGGCGGACGGGGTGGGGATCGGCTTTCTGATCGCGGAGAATGTTGCGGAAGACGTGGCGCAACGCAAACTCGCGTGGTTGGCGCTAGCGGACGCCGGCGCCAGATCGTTCAGTTGTCTGTACCAACGCGCGGACTTGACCACCACGGTCGCGATGAGCATGTTCCTGCAGTTTCTCGGTCAGTCGATCGAGACGACTGAAAGCCGTTTTCATGCGAGTACGCCGACGCGCCGCAAACGCGTGGCAAAGGTTACATGACGGCGCGATTGCTTCGTTGTGAACGCGTCGTGAACGCGTTGTGGACGCTACGAGTTCGCTTTCCCATTCACGCTGTCAGTGCTGTTCTTCAACAGCCAAGTCGGCGCTGAATCGTGCAATGCACGCCTGCCGCACGCGATCGATCGGCATCGACCAATCCTCGTTCGGTGCGCGACGGAAGAGCCGCACGGTGTGCGGATACCACGGCGAATCGCTGCGCTCGTGCATCCAGCGCCAGTCGATATCTTTTTCCGGCAGCATCACCCAGCACGGCTTACCGAGCGACGCGGCCAGATGCGCGGTAGACGTGTCCACGCAAATCACCAGATCGAGCTGTTCGATGATCGCCGCGGTGTCCGCGAAATCGTTGATCTGTGAGCCAAGATGAAGCAACGGTTGCGAAGCGGGCGGGTTACGCGCTTCGTCTTCGCCCTGCCCTTTCTGCAGACTCACGAAGCTCAGGCCGGGCACGGTCCAGAGCGGCGCCAGCAACGAAAGCGAAGGAACCGAACGATTCGCGTCGTTATGGTGCGCCAAGTTGCCCTTCCAGACGAGACCGATCTTGCGGCCGGGCGGCAGCGCGTCCAGCGCCGGCTGCCATTGTTCGACCAACGCCGGTTCGGCGCTCAAACGCGTAGGACGCGGAATCGTATCGATCAGCGTACGCAGATGCAGCGGCGCGCTCATCAGGCTCGTCCAGCAGTCGTAACCGGACGCCCGCTTCAACGCCGTGTCATGGTCGACCAACGCATCGATTCCGTCGACGGAGGCCATCAACCGATGCAGCGCCGGCATGCACGCGAACTCGATCCGCCTGGCCCCTTGCGCCTTCAGCAACGCGAAATAGCGGCTGAACTGAATCATGTCGCCGAGGCCGTCTTCCTGCCAGACCAGCAGCGTTTTATCGGCCAGCGTCTCGCCGCCCCACTGCGGACAACCCAGCATGTCGCGCGTCTTGTAATGGACGAAACCCGGCTGAAAATAGCGGTATTCGTAAAGCTGCCAACCTTCTTCGAAACGCCCCATGCTGAGCAGCAACACAGCGAGGCCGAACTTTGCGTCGCCGTAAGCGGGACTCAGCGCAAGCGCTCGGCGATAAGCGCTTTCGGCTTCCGTCAGCCGCCCGAGTTGCGCCGCTGTCGCGCCGAGGTTGTAGTGCGCCTCGGACAGATCGGGACACAACGCCAACGCCTGCGTAAAGGCCTCGATCGCCTCGGGCAGACGGTCGAGCAAACGCAGCACGCAGCCCAGATTGTTGTGCGCCTGCACGATGTCCGGCCGCCAGCGAAGCGCCTCGCGATACGCGCGCTCGGCGTCGCCGAAACGTTCGAGTTTGGCCAGCACGATACCGAGGTTGTAGTGCGCCTCGGCGTAATCAGGACGGCAGGCGATCGCGCCGCGATAGGCCGCTTCGGCTTCGGGCAAACGCGTGAATTCGGTCAGCACTGCGCCGAGGTTCAGATGCGCCTCGGGGTAATCCGGGCGCATCGCGAGCGCGAGCCGGCAGGCCAGTTCGGACTCTTCCAGCCGGTTCGTCGCCTTCAGCACGCCGGCGAGATTATTCAGCGCCTCCGGATACTGCGGCCGGATCGTCAGCGCCTGACGATAAGCGGCGTCCGCTTCAAGCAGACGGCCAAGGTCCATCAACACATTGCCGAGGTTGTTGTGCGATTCGGCGTGCTCAGGCAGTCCCCGTAGCGCCGCGCGATACGCCGCTTCGGCTTCGGGCAGACGGCGCAATTCGTGCAGCACCATCGCGCGGTTGTAGTAGGCCTCCGAATAATCCGGACGGATTTCAATTGCCTGACGGTACGACGCCTCCGACTCTTCCTTGTAACCGAGTCCGTAGAGCACGATGCCGAGATTGTGGTGGGCGTCGGCCCGGTCCGGCCGCAGAACGATCAGTTGCCGGTACATCGCCTTGGCCGCCGACAGCCGCCCAAGCGACTTATGCAGCATGCCGAGGCTGTCGTACACCTCGACGTAGCCGGGTTTGATCTGCAGACACTGGCGCCAGTAGTCTTCCGCGTCATCGAGCTTACGCAGCGCGAACGAACAGGCGCCGGCGATATTCAACGCGTCGGCGCGTGCGTCGTCGGATATCGTTGCGCCTTCAAGGAGCGGCGCAAGCATCGGCGCGACCCGCTGCAAGGCGTCGGCGAACTGTCCGGTCGAACATAGCGCGACGGCCTGCTGGTTGAGGTCGGTGATCGAGGAGTCGCTCGTCTGCGTCGTGGTCATGAGTGGTGGTGCATGGAGGCCGGCGCTGCGCCGGCCAGGTCGATCGTTGGTTCCGTGCCGCGACAAAGCGCCGCGCCGGACGGAATGCGCAACATGTACCACGCAGCTTAAGCGAATCGGCGCGCGGGTAACGACGGGAAATGAACGGTGTTCGGCCCTCTAATCCCTCGCTATAACCAGGATCACGCGAGAAAAGTTCGCGCCTCAGTGCTAGAATCGCCCCGCTTTTACTTTCAATCTCATGACTCTACGCGCCCACAACCGCATGACCGCCTGGCTTGGCCTCATCGCCATGTGTCTGGTCGTGTTCGCGCCGCTCGTGAGTCAACTGCTGGTGTCGAACCGCGCGGGCGAGCCCATCGCCGCGCTCTGCTCGGCGCTTCAGCCGCGCGGACTGGGCGAGCTCAGCCAATCCGTCATCGCCACGCCGGCACCGGTTCAATTGAGCCATAACGACGCGTTCGGCGCCTGCGGCTACTGCCATCTGCTCGAACACCACGTCGCCATGCCGACGGTCGCCGCCGTCGAGCCGCAAGCGTCGCTCACGCTCGCCGGCACCGCTGCGCCCACACTCTCCACCCGCTTCACGCCGCTCGGCGCGTTTCCGTCCGGACGCCCCCGCGCCCCACCTGCCGTTTCCTGATCACTGCCGGTCCTGATCGCGCATTCGTCGCGCCCGTATAGGGCGCGCGCGGTCGTCTGTTCAATGCATCAAGGAAACGTTCATGTTCAACTTCGCCCCGCGAAGCCTGTCCGCT
This genomic stretch from Paraburkholderia bryophila harbors:
- a CDS encoding tetratricopeptide repeat protein, which produces MTTTQTSDSSITDLNQQAVALCSTGQFADALQRVAPMLAPLLEGATISDDARADALNIAGACSFALRKLDDAEDYWRQCLQIKPGYVEVYDSLGMLHKSLGRLSAAKAMYRQLIVLRPDRADAHHNLGIVLYGLGYKEESEASYRQAIEIRPDYSEAYYNRAMVLHELRRLPEAEAAYRAALRGLPEHAESHNNLGNVLMDLGRLLEADAAYRQALTIRPQYPEALNNLAGVLKATNRLEESELACRLALAMRPDYPEAHLNLGAVLTEFTRLPEAEAAYRGAIACRPDYAEAHYNLGIVLAKLERFGDAERAYREALRWRPDIVQAHNNLGCVLRLLDRLPEAIEAFTQALALCPDLSEAHYNLGATAAQLGRLTEAESAYRRALALSPAYGDAKFGLAVLLLSMGRFEEGWQLYEYRYFQPGFVHYKTRDMLGCPQWGGETLADKTLLVWQEDGLGDMIQFSRYFALLKAQGARRIEFACMPALHRLMASVDGIDALVDHDTALKRASGYDCWTSLMSAPLHLRTLIDTIPRPTRLSAEPALVEQWQPALDALPPGRKIGLVWKGNLAHHNDANRSVPSLSLLAPLWTVPGLSFVSLQKGQGEDEARNPPASQPLLHLGSQINDFADTAAIIEQLDLVICVDTSTAHLAASLGKPCWVMLPEKDIDWRWMHERSDSPWYPHTVRLFRRAPNEDWSMPIDRVRQACIARFSADLAVEEQH
- a CDS encoding DUF2946 domain-containing protein; the protein is MTLRAHNRMTAWLGLIAMCLVVFAPLVSQLLVSNRAGEPIAALCSALQPRGLGELSQSVIATPAPVQLSHNDAFGACGYCHLLEHHVAMPTVAAVEPQASLTLAGTAAPTLSTRFTPLGAFPSGRPRAPPAVS